The Anabrus simplex isolate iqAnaSimp1 chromosome 1, ASM4041472v1, whole genome shotgun sequence genome window below encodes:
- the bonsai gene encoding small ribosomal subunit protein uS15m isoform X1, producing the protein MFSRLRLLHLRRYFVLQNESVYSFVSQNNITHGSSKCVVFNDRYMVFPDFSSHTRGFKSDLKIKWVRPTKVPCVKPEKSGDLKPLPQVDLKQYPLGFEKSEELKDADAHVKRIFSLEFMPRNKTMAFFRADLVNSVKRHALDRSSMEARIAAMTGGIRDMQASMETCSRNKKTKVRLKELIDKRKKYLKYLRRWDYKRFEWLLEKLDLVFRPPPDHFHWVTRKDSLRKLTDRYCEKIKEERLASYRESLESQKAAFLQEKAAKLKWIIEEEEACGIKPSFNQNDIDKVLKQLKELEIGQGIIRET; encoded by the exons atgttTTCTAGGTTAAGATTATTACATCTTCGAAGATATTTTGTTCTACAGAATGAATCAGTGTACAGTTTTGTTTCCCAAAATAACATTACACACGGAAGCAGCAAGTGTGTTGTTTTCAACGATAGATATATGGTATTTCCTGACTTCAGCTCTCACACCCGGGGGTTTAAGtctgatttaaaaataaaatgggTTAGACCAACAAAGGTACCCTGTGTAAAACCGGAAAAGAGTGGAGATTTGAAACCTCTTCCTCAAGTCGACCTAAAGCAATATCCATTGGGTTTTGAAAAATCTGAAGAACTGAAAGA TGCAGATGCTCATGTGAAGAGAATATTCTCATTAGAATTTATGCCAAGAAATAAAACAATGGCATTTTTCCGTGCAGATTTGGTGAATAGTGTTAAGAGACATGCCCTGGATAGAAGTTCAATGGAAGCAAGAA TTGCAGCAATGACTGGTGGCATCAGAGACATGCAAGCTTCTATGGAGACATGTAGCAGGAATAAGAAAACAAAAGTCCGTTTAAAAGAACTCATTgacaaaagaaagaaatatttaaaatacctGCGCCGTTGGGACTATAAAAGATTTGAATGGTTGCTTGAAAAACTTGATTTGGTATTTCGCCCACCTCCTGA CCATTTCCATTGGGTAACACGCAAGGATTCTCTTCGCAAGTTGACTGACAGGTATTGTGAGAAGATAAAAGAAGAGCGTCTTGCTAGCTACAGAGAAAGTTTAGAATCACAAAAGGCAGCATTTTTACAAGAAAAAGCAGCAAAGTTGAAGTGGATTATTGAAGAGGAGGAAGCTTGTGGAATTAAACCTTCTTTTAATCAAAATGATATTGATAAAGTGTTGAAACAACTAAAAGAACTTGAGATTGGACAAGGAATAATTAGAGAGACTTAG
- the LOC136867084 gene encoding uncharacterized protein produces MHRVAEELREKSSSVNSVISSVKKIFIKAPSRVRDFKTMHPKLPLPPEPILTRWRTSILAALYCSENHRAIEEVINTFDEADSKYIAKAKAAFKMKGLMPSLTFIKAYMSIIPEAILKLESRGMELVEVVATRHHPRRQLVAWRDWENRETKVGVRASSKSRLECSVGLGEDAAWRVCTIRGLSEVLCTRSRIIQVFTSRVS; encoded by the exons atgcacagagttgctgaggagctgcgcgaAAAATCGTCCAGCGTCAACAGTGTCATAtcttcagtgaagaaaattttcatcaaggctccttctcgcgtccgtgacttcaagacgatgcatccaaagctccctttacctcccgaaCCTATATTGACGCGATGGAGAACTTCGATCTTGGCTGCCTTGTATTGTtctgaaaatcatagggcaattgaagag gtgatcaatacgtttgatgaggcggacagcaagtacatcgcaaaagctaaggctgcttttaaaatgaagggcttgatgccatccttgactttcataaaagcctatatgagcatcattcctgaggccatcctaaagttagaatcgcgagggatggagttggttgaagtggtcgctacaagGCATCATCCAAGAAGACAACTCGtagcctggagagactgggaaaaccgtgaaacaaaaGTTGGAGTTCGTGCTAgctcgaaatcccggttggagtgcagtgttggacttggagaggatgctgcgtggcgagtctgcACCATCAGAGGACTTTCCGAAgtactctgcacaagaagcaggatcattcaagtatttacctctcgtgtcagttga